The Vespula vulgaris chromosome 10, iyVesVulg1.1, whole genome shotgun sequence nucleotide sequence taacatggtaaaaaaaaaaaaaaattgaaaaaaaaaagaaacaggaattTTTCGTTGATggtatattcatttaaaaattttctgagTTATCAAGCTTTATACTATCACTAATTTTTACAGGAGATTGTACAAATATCATCAAATCTGAAAATTctagattatttatttcgtagtaataatattataaattaagcgATGATTTAGTAACagtatataacttttatttttaataatatttatgactTAACATATCAATGATGATATGCCTTAAATCAAAAgtatttaattgaatatattgttattaaagatTGCAACATGAACCAGTGTAGCGATTACTGTGAAATTCGTGCTATTGCGAGAAAATGATACGagggaatagagaaagaaagaaatagagaattcATTACCACATTAATTGAACTTAATAAATTACGTATTTTCCAAAAGTGATAAAGGAAATGATACACGAAAagatactatattatatatatatgtatttatataattcctcatataaatattgtattaggtgttacaaataatttagtaaaaaatatatcttctataagcaagataaattaattacttcatatatttgcttttttagtattgaaaataatgtatgtttaatattactccatattatattaaaatgtatagtTTAACTATAAGCGCAATGTAATCAACAATAATGTAATGTTGACACGCGACAAAGCTCTTAAGGTACAATAATGagtctttttttaatattattgattaatatgagaaaaagaatttttttttttatgtttaaaataatCCTTTTGTCGTATTACGATGAAATAGATTTTAATAGAATCTTCacattaaaaagttattacgattaaataatatgaatatacaattatatttatgaattattcttcaacaatgaaatatatatttgtatttttagtaTCTCATATTTAAAGTTgggtataaaataataaatacattaagACATATTTGTTGTTTCGTGTTTACAAAAAtgttctgtattttttttataaaaattactgtgaaaaattatttttaactttttactATTAATAGACTATGcacttaaaaaattctttaaaagaaaaagtattagataagtgatattgttatttatctaAGTAgttaatttcaatgaaattgttCATGCGCCCAAATAGATTAGTTGCACtcttaaagggaaaaaagaaaaagaaaataaaaaacgacgTACGAATATGACACGTAAAtgagaataaattattcgttttactgttatattttgaatgaataaatgtaatgttaaaaattagattaatttcttttgcaGTAGCTAATACTctatacgattttattaatataattattgataatatataaacaaagaaatattgaaaagtatTTGTTATATGTACAAGTTTTAAATCACGAAATAATCACAAGCatgatatatcaataattgatAGTTATAAATACGAGACTCGAGcgatatcaaaaaatatgtaaatactgTTTCTAGTGCATTCATATTATTTGCAAAGTATTGTTACAAACAAACAgggtataaattaataaaattattatgggATAATCTGTAATGTTGAAAATGAACATTATATGTTTTGCATGAGTAATATCTACGTAGCCATAGACGTAGATGATACATCCATGGTAGCCGGTGTAGTTATACTAAATGCAGCGACAAAAACgttaataatagttataagAAACACACCAACGAcaacataattattaatttttcgtgCATTAAGTGATTTTGATTGTCCTTTCATATCGAATCTGCctttaaaaattaaacttaCACCAACGGCGAtctaaaagaataataacaaagaaaaactcCTTTAATCGCGTCATTCTGATTTCGCAAAAAGTTTCATAATAATGTATAGCtcgtcattattatatttatatctatatatatatatatatatatatatatatatatatatatatatatattgcgtataggaaaaagaaaaaaaagacgtcATACCTGTAGCAAAAGACTGATGACAATGAGAATCAGAATAACGTAAAAGGTAGGACTATTTCGTTGATATTCAATAAGGTACCTTAACTGATTAGCATTAGCTGTAATCAACGCTACGTCCATCATACCCTGGGCTACAGTTTTCTTCGCTGCAAAAGTATTAACAGCTCGTGTGTTGTAAGCTTGCGATCTTTTGTCCGTCGTATCAACAGATACAACAATATCCTTTGatgtaacaattttttcaacaTCGTTCGCATTATCGTGTAatcctttattatttaattccaCTTTATCATTATTCAGGCGAGGTTCTTCCATGTTGTCcttcgtacgatcgatcgtttgacAAATTTGTTTAACCGTCAAGAAGAAAACTTGTTATTGTTAGGAGAcccgaacgaacgagcgagcgagtaggtaagaaaagaaaacattcgcGAACGGATCGATCAAGATTACTGCGGAGCTTTGTCGATGAATATTTAGATAAGCGCTCAAGTATATATTAACGATCTTTCGTCTTTTACAGTGCGTGTGACAATTATCCAACGTCCTTTCTTAACTTTCTGTCAAGAGAATACATCGAGTTGACCTGTATTTTTgcgaatgtgtatatatatatacacacacacatataacaaatatataatgaatttatattagtaCACAATTTTacgaattgtatcaataatgATGAAAAACAGATACTCTATCTCTACCATTAGATTGCTATCTTACTTTGTATCAACCTTCTACGGTATTAGAATATCCTCTATACtctattgtaaaaataatatttacaaaacaaACTTCACTAATCATTGCACCGAACGACTTGTAATACACACGACACGCTAGTCAAAGTTAAACtgttagtattattttatagaaaggAATCAGATAGGATGTGATAGGAAACATATACAGTGACGGCTATGTTCTATCAGTTTTGATAGCATCATTAAAAACGGAAAAAGTAAAGCCACAAGTATGACGCATgttagagaaaggaaatataatgttataaagACACACTGATATGCCTATACACGAAAAAGTAGTTCCTGTTTAAGTTTTGTTTCTACTTCCTTCGGAGataagaaatatgtattttctatatacatttaattttccaTATACATTTGATATTTGTAATTCGCTTTCatgtatttagatattcatacattcgtttaatttaCTAGCATCAGTGGTTATCTTTTAATGATAATGCTATGTTTTTATGATACGCTATACGAAACTTGcgtaataaatgatattaaaaggcattcgatagaAAACATCGAGTCGTATGTTTGCGTATCAGTCagaatttacaattttacCATGTCGGCACGggtaagaattattttttataaatatttcattaccaTTAATAAATGAGCGAGTGTAaatgagagagtaaaaaaatgaaagtatttGTGAAAATATGTAAGGTAGTTTTGAATAGATTtggagaaatatttaattttactgataacaataataataataat carries:
- the LOC127067189 gene encoding ninjurin-A-like, which produces MEEPRLNNDKVELNNKGLHDNANDVEKIVTSKDIVVSVDTTDKRSQAYNTRAVNTFAAKKTVAQGMMDVALITANANQLRYLIEYQRNSPTFYVILILIVISLLLQIAVGVSLIFKGRFDMKGQSKSLNARKINNYVVVGVFLITIINVFVAAFSITTPATMDVSSTSMAT